In the Halococcus salifodinae DSM 8989 genome, GACGCCGGCCGACAGCGGGGTGTACATCGTCCACGCGGTCTGGGCCGGGACGATGTCAAGGCTTGCGATCGGTGCGGTGAAAAAGCCGCCCCAGACCAAAAGCGCGCCCGGCGGCAGCAGCCAAAACGCGATGGCGTTGATCCGCGGGAACGCCATGTCGTCTGCGCCGATCAGGAGGGGAACGAAGTAGTTCCCGAATGCTGAGAGGATCGGTGTTCCAAATAGGAACAGCATCGTGATACCGTGACTCGTGAGCAGGGAGTTGTAGAACTCCGCGCCGATGACGTCGGTGGCCGGTGCGATGAGTTCCGCGCGCATCAACATGACCATGATGCCGCCGACGGAGAAGGCGATGAGCGCGTAGGCTCCGTACAACATCCCGATGTCTTTGTGGTCCACAGTCGTCAACCACCGGATGATCCCGCTTGGCTTCTCCTCGTGGGCGTAGTCAGTCTCCTCGCCGACGGCACCACCGCCAGCCAGCGGCGTGTACGACCGCCAGTCCTCGATTTGGGTGAGCCAGACCGCCACGCCCGCGAGGAACAGTCCCATCAGGACCGTTAGCGCGAGCTGGGCTTGTGCCATGTCTGTGACTGCGATCCAGAGCCTAAAGAAATCTTAGATTCGCTCAACCCTAGATCAAGAAGTGAGCGCGGAAGAATGATCGCTATGGTACAAGCCCCCGCGCTCCGTGATACTTTCTTGAGCAAGGATTATAATAGTATCGGGGCACTGCTAGATTGAGCCCTCCCGTCCGAGCGCTCCGATTGGCGGCTGTTTCTCCGGCGTTTGGTAGCTCCGGAGATAGTTGTTGTAGGCAGTCAGTCGGTGCTCCGCGCTGATCTGACTACCGTTCCACGTCTCGTGGAATCGACCGATGCGCATGATGTAGGCTGGAACAGCTTCTCGACGATATTGCGCTCGGAGTAGTTTGAGGTCGCCGAGAAGGTCGATTTTGGCCAGTACCGTCAGGTAGCTCATGCCGTCGACGAGGAATTCCGTCTCAGAAAGGTTGTGTCGCTCTTTCAGTTCGGCAGGGAATGCACTGGCGGCCGCGTGCCCCGCCAGTGCGAGACACTCACACCAAGCAGCAGCTTCGAATCGATATCGATCACCGCGTACACCCAGCATTGTTCGTGACCAACCCAAACCGTGATTTCGTCGATCGCGACTCGCGATAGCTCCACTGTCGGTGGATAAGGAGCTTTTTCGTCCACGTGGTGAACCCACTGAAACACAACTACGAGAGGCAGACGCCAAAGGTTTCGAGCGCTACGTCCGTCTCTCGCAGCGAAATACCTGTCGAATGGAACTGCACCGCGAGCGGCCTTAGTGACCTGCGTCACGTTCGGATGGTCGATAAGCACGGCTGTTTCTGTGTGGCGGAAAATAAGATGACAGGAGTGAGTCGGCTGGCACGCTCTTCATCCAGTTTTCATTTCTTACACAGACCACTCAGAGCGCTCGCGGTACTCTCGTCGTCCCAATACTCCTAGAGAGTCTGTCCGTTGTCTGTGATGAATTTTTGAAACTTACTCATGCCAATTAAGAACACCTCATGAATCGAATAGATAGCATCTCACTGACATCGAAGATGTCGAATCAATGACCGAGTCTCGGTGATTCCGGCGGTTTCGGTAGCCGTCCGGGAAGCGGAAAACACATGTGCTGCACTAACTAATCATATAGTCAGCCAACGAATGAACGTTGACGAAGCCGATGAAGCGGACCGCGCGGATGACACGGCGAGATTTGACTCGAACGCGCGCGAGGCGATCATGGAAGCGACCTACCGGGCGCTGTGTGCGCACGGTGCAGTCGACCTCACCACACGAGCCATCGCCGACGAGTTCGATAAGAGCAGGTCGCTCATCTTCTATCACTACGACTCGAAGGAGGACCTCCTCGCGTCGTTTTTGGCGTATCTCCTTGAGAGGTTCGAGGAACGTATGGGAACGACGTGCATGGAGGACCCGACCGAGCAACTCGACGCACTGATCGATGCATTGTTGTTCGGTCCCGCCGACCACGAAGACTTCCAGACCGCGATGCTTGGACTCCGGTCGCAGGCTCCCTACAACGGGGCTTACCGCGAGCAGTTCCGGATCAACGGCGAGTACGTGCATGGCCTGTTCAGGGGGGTAATCGAGCGCGGCGTCGAACGGGGAGCATTCGCCGAGGTTGATCCGTCACGCATCGCCACGATGCTTCTCATCACCATCGACGGTGCGCGGATGCGCTTTGTCACCCTTGGCGACGACGAGTCACTCCACACCGCGCGCAAGGTAATCGACGACCAGCTTGACCGCACGCTGTTTGCCGGGACCGGACCCGAGTGATTACATCGAAACGGTTCTATTGAATCCACCGAAGGCGTCGGGCTAAGCCATTAGAACGACAGAGATGAAGCGGAAGAAGCCAGTTGTGCAAAAGGTCCTCCTCCACTTTGTCACACAGGCTGTCTCGATAGCACTACTCGTCATCGCTAGATTTCTCTACCCGACTCAGAGGAAAACCATCTTAATACAGCAAATCTTGCTCGATAATTACCACAGCTTCGCTCTCCTGAGGTTGGCGGTCGGATCGTCGAGGCGGTTCGATAGTGTGGTGAGGAGGCGGTCGATCAGCAACAGGCCGACGTATGTTTCTATCCGATGACGGCCTTGTACGCGGAAGTCGAGGCGACGACCGTCCCCTTTGGCCGTGCTGAAAAAGCGTTCGACGGCGATGAGTGGTCTGCGTATGCTTTGAATACTCGATCGGCAGGGTCCAGAATTAGTACGGTAGAACCGAGCGCTTTGAGCTCTAAAGCGGTGATCAGACCTCGTGAGCAGTATCCAGACGTCGCGCATATCACTCTCTGCTGTCGAACGCGTCCTGTAGTGCAGTACGGTTGAGCTGGACACCGCTCTCTTCGGCAAGTGCTTCGATTCGAAACACGATGTCAAGTGGATCGGCCGTGTTCCGAGGATTGTACGTGCAGACCGGCAGGATCTGCCGGTCTACACACCGGTCGTGAAACTCTAGCGTATCAAACGCCGAATCGCCGAGAACCATCGTGACGTCCGTGTTTTCGACGAGACGCTCGAAGCATTCGAGCGTCGCGGTTTCTGGGTGCTGTTTGCGCTGGACAACGACTGCGCCAACGGGGAGATCGCTGGCGCAGTCGACCGCGACGAGCAATCCGTAGCCGTAGACCCACTCCTCGGCAGCTGATTCCCACATCCACACCCCGTCAGGATCGGTTTGTGAGCATGGGAGATGCGTCGAATCGAACGCGAAGCGATCGCCATAGAGGCCGACCGAATCGTGCTTGCTCGATTCGGTCGAAGACGCGTTGGATGTAGGGTTGGAGCCTGTTCCAGCACTCCCAGATAGTGCTGAGAACGGGCGTCTCATCGTCGAAANATTCGGTCGAAGACGCGTTGGATGTAGGGTTGGAGCCTGTTCCAGCACTCCCAGATAGTGCTGAGAACGGGCGTCTCATCGTCGAAATCACAGATGAGACGCCCGATCCCGAATCGAAGCACTCCTCGAGTTCGCGGAACTGGAACTTGACTTCGGCCGTACAGAGCAGCAGCCCGCGGAGTATCTGTGATCGGTCGTACTTTGGATTGCGGCTAGGACCGTTGTCCATCCACTCGTCGAGAAAACCGCGGTCAAGCGCCGATGCGGCGCTTTGTCGACCGCAGCACCTTTGCAACCGGCGTGTCATCCAACACATCGGCCGGCGAGGCAGTTTGAGAGGACACAGTTAAACTGCTACTGCCGGCCACTTTTGCCGTCTCATTCGATCTCCGAAGCAGCAGACGGCGATGCGATCACGAGTCGCGATCAATTACCGAACAGGGTCGCTGACTCTGGACCTACAGCCACTCCGCAGACCAGGCTTCGATTTCTTCGAAGACGGGG is a window encoding:
- a CDS encoding transposase; this translates as MRRPFSALSGSAGTGSNPTSNASSTESSKHDSVGLYGDRFAFDSTHLPCSQTDPDGVWMWESAAEEWVYGYGLLVAVDCASDLPVGAVVVQRKQHPETATLECFERLVENTDVTMVLGDSAFDTLEFHDRCVDRQILPVCTYNPRNTADPLDIVFRIEALAEESGVQLNRTALQDAFDSRE
- a CDS encoding TetR/AcrR family transcriptional regulator; this translates as MNVDEADEADRADDTARFDSNAREAIMEATYRALCAHGAVDLTTRAIADEFDKSRSLIFYHYDSKEDLLASFLAYLLERFEERMGTTCMEDPTEQLDALIDALLFGPADHEDFQTAMLGLRSQAPYNGAYREQFRINGEYVHGLFRGVIERGVERGAFAEVDPSRIATMLLITIDGARMRFVTLGDDESLHTARKVIDDQLDRTLFAGTGPE